Proteins found in one Aneurinibacillus uraniidurans genomic segment:
- a CDS encoding glyceraldehyde-3-phosphate dehydrogenase, producing MTTRIAINGFGRIGRMVFRKAIQDPEIEVVAINASYPVETLAHLIKYDTIHGNIADKIETKDDTIIVNGKVTKVVSDRDPANLPWKELDVEIVIEATGKFKDMEGAGKHIQAGAKKVVITAPGKEVEATIVMGVNQDVYDYEKHTIVSNASCTTNCLAPVAKVLDQAFGIESGMMTTIHSYTNDQKNLDNPHKDLRRARACGQAIIPTSTGAARAVGLVLPQLQGKLNGFSLRVPTPNVSVVDLVVNVKKDVTVEEVNRVLREASEGSMTGILGYTDEPLVSADFNGNENSSIVDGLSTMVMGTRQVKVLAWYDNEWGYSCRVLDLAKHVSAAANAKKKEEVTV from the coding sequence ATGACGACACGTATTGCCATTAATGGATTTGGACGTATTGGACGGATGGTATTTCGCAAAGCCATCCAGGATCCGGAGATTGAAGTAGTAGCGATCAATGCAAGCTATCCTGTTGAAACGCTTGCTCACCTGATTAAGTATGACACAATTCACGGCAACATTGCTGATAAAATTGAAACAAAAGATGACACAATCATCGTAAACGGAAAAGTAACAAAGGTTGTATCAGACCGTGATCCAGCGAATCTTCCTTGGAAAGAGCTTGATGTTGAAATCGTAATCGAAGCGACAGGTAAGTTCAAGGATATGGAAGGCGCAGGCAAACATATTCAAGCTGGTGCGAAAAAAGTTGTTATTACAGCTCCAGGTAAAGAAGTCGAAGCGACAATCGTAATGGGTGTAAACCAAGATGTGTATGACTATGAGAAGCACACAATTGTATCCAATGCATCGTGCACAACGAACTGCCTGGCTCCAGTAGCTAAAGTTCTTGATCAAGCGTTTGGCATTGAATCTGGTATGATGACAACGATTCACTCTTACACAAACGATCAGAAAAACCTTGATAATCCACATAAAGACCTGCGTCGTGCTCGTGCGTGCGGACAGGCAATCATCCCGACTTCTACAGGGGCAGCACGTGCGGTTGGTCTCGTACTTCCGCAACTGCAAGGCAAGCTGAATGGCTTCTCGCTCCGCGTGCCAACGCCGAACGTATCCGTTGTCGATCTTGTAGTGAACGTGAAGAAAGACGTAACGGTAGAAGAGGTAAATCGTGTGCTTCGTGAAGCAAGCGAAGGCAGCATGACAGGCATTCTTGGCTACACAGATGAGCCGCTCGTATCGGCTGATTTCAACGGAAATGAGAACTCTTCGATTGTAGATGGTCTGTCTACGATGGTAATGGGAACTCGCCAGGTAAAAGTTCTGGCATGGTATGACAACGAGTGGGGCTATTCTTGCCGTGTTCTCGACCTTGCTAAGCACGTATCAGCTGCTGCAAATGCGAAAAAAAAAGAAGAAGTGACTGTGTAA
- a CDS encoding lytic transglycosylase domain-containing protein has protein sequence MKWMTRKKWALFATLLVIFILLDMPWTWKLMYPVYYKEEIRKSASQYNVDPYLIMAVIQIESKFDKKRISKKGAVGLMQVMPSTADWAIKQAKLSPMASEYLDEPEVNIMLGTWYISFLYEMFERNPYAVLAAYNAGPGNVKRWLEQGKWDGRLETVSNIPFGETRHYVQRAIYYKQRYAKIYDGEF, from the coding sequence ATGAAATGGATGACACGCAAAAAATGGGCGTTATTTGCCACGTTACTTGTGATTTTTATTCTGCTTGATATGCCGTGGACATGGAAGTTGATGTACCCGGTGTATTATAAAGAAGAAATTCGGAAGTCAGCTAGCCAGTATAATGTGGATCCCTATTTGATTATGGCGGTGATTCAGATTGAATCGAAGTTTGACAAAAAGCGCATTTCTAAAAAAGGTGCAGTCGGACTTATGCAGGTCATGCCATCTACAGCAGACTGGGCGATCAAGCAGGCTAAGCTTTCTCCTATGGCATCTGAGTATTTGGACGAGCCAGAAGTAAATATCATGCTTGGGACATGGTATATTTCGTTTTTGTATGAGATGTTTGAGCGTAATCCATATGCAGTGCTTGCAGCGTACAACGCCGGGCCGGGGAATGTAAAGCGCTGGCTAGAACAAGGGAAATGGGACGGTCGCCTTGAAACGGTGAGTAATATTCCGTTCGGGGAGACGAGACATTACGTACAGCGTGCGATATACTACAAACAGCGATACGCTAAGATTTATGATGGAGAATTTTGA
- the coaE gene encoding dephospho-CoA kinase (Dephospho-CoA kinase (CoaE) performs the final step in coenzyme A biosynthesis.), with amino-acid sequence MRIGLTGSIACGKSTVSRMLAERGARIIDADVIAREVVRPGEAAWSLIVDYFGQDILLSDRQIDRTKLGQIVFTDEEARRVLNGIVHPAVRSRMRELADEAEQEGIRLIVLDIPLLYESKLEHMVERIVVVSCTEEQQLARLMARNGFSDEEACRRIASQMPIAEKVARAHNVIDNSGTLIETERQVDELVKRLRIEDEQRR; translated from the coding sequence ATGAGGATTGGATTGACCGGGAGCATCGCCTGCGGCAAAAGTACGGTGTCTCGCATGTTAGCAGAGCGCGGGGCTCGTATTATTGATGCAGACGTAATTGCACGCGAAGTTGTTCGACCAGGCGAAGCTGCTTGGTCTCTTATTGTCGATTATTTTGGACAAGATATTTTGCTGTCGGATCGGCAGATTGATCGTACCAAGCTTGGACAGATCGTCTTTACCGATGAAGAAGCGCGGCGTGTATTGAATGGAATTGTCCATCCGGCTGTACGAAGTCGGATGCGGGAGCTGGCCGATGAAGCGGAGCAGGAAGGTATTCGCTTGATTGTGCTTGATATTCCTCTGCTGTATGAATCAAAGCTTGAGCATATGGTCGAGCGGATTGTTGTTGTCTCGTGTACAGAAGAACAGCAGCTTGCGCGCTTAATGGCACGTAACGGGTTTTCGGATGAAGAGGCATGCAGACGAATTGCCTCGCAGATGCCAATAGCAGAAAAGGTAGCACGCGCACATAATGTGATTGACAACAGCGGTACGCTGATCGAGACAGAGCGACAAGTGGATGAACTGGTGAAGCGGCTGCGTATAGAGGACGAGCAGCGCAGATGA
- the ytaF gene encoding sporulation membrane protein YtaF, whose product MLHIFSLLMLAIAVSIDGFGVGITYGMRRIKIPVHSVVIITACSAFVILVAMYIGGWLAYFLAPSVTHYIGGTILIGIGLWAMYNIRRQQNSSAEAEEEPTPVADGANPQSVLAIEIKSLGLVIQILKRPTKADLDHSGTISGVEAMFLGLALSLDAFGAGIGAALMGYTPWLTALLIGVASCVFILSGLKLGFVYANARWMKRMTYMPGILLILCGLFKLL is encoded by the coding sequence GTGCTTCACATTTTTTCGCTACTGATGCTTGCGATCGCCGTCAGCATTGACGGATTCGGTGTTGGTATCACATATGGAATGCGGCGGATTAAAATTCCGGTGCATTCCGTTGTGATTATTACGGCATGCTCAGCTTTTGTTATTTTAGTTGCGATGTATATTGGGGGCTGGTTGGCGTATTTTTTGGCACCGTCAGTTACGCATTACATCGGAGGGACGATTCTAATTGGAATTGGGCTGTGGGCGATGTATAACATCCGCAGGCAGCAAAATAGCAGTGCAGAAGCGGAGGAAGAGCCGACCCCTGTTGCAGATGGAGCGAATCCGCAGTCTGTACTGGCGATCGAGATTAAATCCCTCGGGCTTGTGATTCAAATTTTGAAACGGCCTACAAAAGCTGACCTTGATCACTCCGGGACGATTTCTGGGGTAGAAGCAATGTTTCTTGGATTAGCGTTGTCACTCGATGCATTTGGGGCCGGAATTGGAGCTGCACTGATGGGGTATACACCATGGCTGACAGCGTTACTGATCGGTGTGGCGAGCTGTGTGTTTATTTTATCGGGTCTTAAACTCGGATTTGTTTATGCGAATGCCAGGTGGATGAAGCGAATGACGTATATGCCTGGCATTCTGCTTATTCTGTGCGGACTTTTTAAATTGTTGTAA
- the mutM gene encoding DNA-formamidopyrimidine glycosylase: MPELPEVETVRRTLARLVVGKQIADVTVGLPRMIKAPDDVRQFVEELRGQRIHRMGRRGKFLLFYMDNVVLVSHLRMEGRYGLYRADEEVEKHTHVIFHFTDGTELRYRDVRTFGTMHLFPLGLEEAGPPLHKLGLEPFDPAFTPDELKQRMAHRRTKIKPLLLNQEIVVGLGNIYVDEVLFAAGVHPEKLPAELTDEQWKLLHQHIIIILEQSIELGGSSIKSYVNGQGESGNFQHILKAYGRTGEPCIICGAPIEKSVVGGRGTHTCPNCQSRNS, encoded by the coding sequence ATGCCGGAATTACCAGAAGTAGAAACGGTTCGGCGTACGCTTGCCCGCCTTGTGGTGGGTAAGCAGATTGCAGATGTGACAGTCGGACTTCCACGTATGATTAAAGCACCGGATGATGTGAGACAGTTTGTAGAGGAACTTAGAGGACAGAGGATCCATCGTATGGGCCGCCGTGGAAAGTTTCTGTTGTTTTATATGGATAATGTCGTGCTCGTATCTCATTTGCGTATGGAAGGTCGCTATGGACTGTATCGGGCAGACGAAGAAGTAGAGAAACATACACATGTTATTTTTCACTTTACAGATGGGACGGAATTGCGTTATCGGGATGTGCGCACGTTTGGTACGATGCATTTGTTCCCACTTGGCTTAGAGGAAGCGGGACCGCCGCTTCATAAGCTTGGGCTTGAGCCGTTTGATCCGGCTTTTACACCGGATGAACTAAAGCAGCGCATGGCCCACCGCCGGACAAAAATTAAGCCCCTTCTGCTAAATCAGGAAATTGTAGTCGGGCTTGGGAATATATATGTTGATGAGGTGTTATTCGCAGCAGGCGTACATCCAGAAAAACTTCCAGCTGAGTTGACCGATGAGCAGTGGAAGCTTCTGCACCAGCACATTATTATCATTCTTGAGCAGTCGATTGAATTAGGTGGTTCTTCCATTAAGTCCTATGTGAACGGACAGGGGGAATCGGGGAATTTTCAGCATATACTTAAAGCATATGGCCGTACCGGTGAGCCGTGCATCATTTGTGGTGCGCCGATTGAAAAATCAGTAGTCGGCGGACGCGGGACGCACACTTGTCCGAATTGCCAGTCACGAAACTCATAA
- the polA gene encoding DNA polymerase I: protein MEKKLIIIDGNSIANRAFYALPLLTNSEGLYTNAVYGFTMMLMRVLEEEKPTHVLVAFDAGKVTFRTEEYKEYKGTRQKTPGELSGQFPLMKELLDAFGIAHYELSGYEADDIIGTLSAQAEANGYGTLIVSGDKDMLQLVSDRTKVALTRKGISETELYSPQEIMDKYQLTPVQIIDLKGLMGDTSDNIPGIPGVGEKTALKLLHEFGTVEEVLAHASEVKGKKLQEKIAAHAEDARMSKQLATILREAPLAITLENTAYAAYEAERVAPIFERFAFKSLLERLGMNEMEANESGTADGEEITYVTITEANRDEWGAKLSSPMVVSVEVDGDNYHGAPVLGLGIAGEDVRLYVPFAEMNWSALMDWLADPTQKKWVYDAKRSQVALAWQNIKLEGICFDAMLASYVSNPSETNHQLSDIAARYQMGLPSDEAVYGKGAKRRIPEEDTLGLHIVRKADAIYRLHDRMEQEMKEENVCELFYDLELPLATVLGDMERRGVRVDRARLDEMGEALLEKLSSLTARIYELAGVEFNINSPKQLGEILFDKLQLPVYKKTKTGYSTSADVLEKLEHTHEIIPLILEFRQLGKLQSTYIEGLKKEIREDTGKIHTSFNQAVTATGRLSSTEPNLQNIPIRLEEGRRIRQAFVPSEPGWYILSADYSQIELRILAHIAKDENLIEAFREGADIHTRTAADVFGVSQEDVTSLMRRQAKAVNFGIVYGISDYGLSQNLNITRKQAAEFIERYFAVFQGVKRYMETSVQDAKKAGYVTTLLSRRRYLPDINSRNFNLRSFAERTAMNTPIQGTAADIIKLAMVNMAKRMDEAKLASRMLLQVHDELIFEVPEHELDVMRRLVPEVMESALELDVPLKVDVNDGPSWYEAK, encoded by the coding sequence ATGGAAAAAAAATTAATCATTATTGACGGGAACAGCATTGCCAATCGTGCGTTTTATGCCCTTCCATTGCTAACGAACAGCGAAGGACTATATACGAATGCAGTATATGGATTTACGATGATGCTCATGCGTGTACTAGAAGAAGAAAAGCCTACCCATGTACTGGTCGCTTTTGATGCCGGCAAAGTCACATTTCGTACAGAAGAGTATAAAGAGTATAAAGGAACACGTCAGAAAACACCGGGTGAGCTATCTGGACAGTTTCCGCTTATGAAAGAACTGCTCGATGCGTTCGGCATTGCCCATTATGAGCTGTCCGGCTACGAGGCAGATGATATTATCGGCACCCTGTCTGCACAGGCAGAAGCAAACGGATATGGTACGCTCATTGTATCAGGTGACAAAGACATGTTACAGCTTGTATCTGATCGGACCAAAGTCGCCTTGACACGCAAAGGGATTAGTGAAACTGAGCTGTATTCACCACAGGAAATTATGGACAAGTACCAGCTTACGCCAGTGCAGATTATTGATTTGAAAGGATTAATGGGGGATACATCTGACAATATCCCGGGTATTCCAGGGGTAGGAGAGAAGACAGCTCTCAAGCTGTTGCATGAATTCGGCACAGTGGAAGAGGTGCTTGCTCATGCATCGGAAGTGAAAGGAAAGAAACTACAGGAAAAAATCGCAGCACATGCAGAGGATGCACGTATGAGCAAACAGCTAGCCACGATTCTTCGTGAGGCACCGCTTGCGATTACGCTAGAAAATACAGCATATGCAGCGTATGAAGCGGAGCGGGTTGCGCCTATATTCGAGCGCTTTGCTTTTAAATCCTTGCTTGAGCGGCTGGGCATGAATGAAATGGAAGCGAATGAGAGCGGGACAGCAGACGGTGAGGAAATCACATATGTAACGATTACGGAAGCGAATCGGGATGAGTGGGGAGCAAAGCTTAGTTCTCCGATGGTGGTAAGTGTCGAAGTGGATGGAGACAATTATCATGGTGCCCCTGTGCTCGGTCTCGGAATTGCTGGAGAAGATGTTCGTCTGTATGTACCGTTTGCAGAGATGAACTGGTCCGCGCTTATGGACTGGTTAGCAGATCCTACTCAGAAGAAGTGGGTGTATGACGCCAAGCGTAGTCAGGTAGCATTAGCATGGCAAAACATCAAGCTGGAAGGAATTTGTTTTGATGCGATGCTTGCTTCATATGTGAGCAATCCGTCTGAAACGAACCATCAACTAAGCGATATCGCAGCTCGCTATCAGATGGGGCTTCCGTCTGATGAGGCAGTATACGGCAAGGGAGCAAAACGCCGGATTCCGGAAGAAGATACACTTGGTTTGCATATCGTGCGCAAAGCGGATGCGATCTACCGTTTGCATGATCGGATGGAGCAGGAGATGAAAGAAGAGAATGTGTGTGAGCTGTTCTATGATCTCGAACTGCCGCTTGCGACCGTGCTGGGTGATATGGAGCGGCGCGGTGTACGGGTAGATCGCGCACGTTTGGATGAGATGGGAGAGGCACTTCTTGAGAAGCTGTCTTCACTAACAGCCCGCATTTATGAGCTAGCAGGCGTGGAGTTTAATATTAATTCTCCAAAACAGCTGGGCGAAATTTTATTTGATAAATTACAACTTCCCGTCTATAAAAAAACAAAGACTGGTTACTCGACAAGTGCGGACGTACTGGAAAAGCTGGAGCATACACATGAAATTATTCCGCTCATTCTTGAATTCCGTCAGCTGGGTAAATTGCAGTCTACGTATATTGAAGGGTTGAAAAAAGAAATCCGCGAAGATACAGGCAAAATCCATACGTCATTTAACCAAGCTGTAACGGCAACGGGGCGTCTGAGTAGTACTGAGCCAAACCTACAAAACATCCCAATTCGACTCGAAGAAGGTCGCCGTATTCGGCAGGCATTCGTGCCGTCAGAGCCAGGTTGGTATATTCTTTCTGCCGATTATTCGCAGATTGAACTGCGTATTCTCGCCCACATTGCCAAGGATGAGAATTTGATTGAGGCGTTCCGGGAAGGAGCCGACATTCATACCCGAACAGCGGCTGATGTATTCGGTGTATCACAAGAAGATGTGACATCGTTGATGCGGCGTCAGGCAAAGGCTGTGAATTTCGGAATTGTCTACGGCATTAGTGACTATGGATTGTCACAGAATTTAAATATTACCCGTAAGCAGGCCGCTGAGTTCATTGAACGCTATTTTGCGGTATTCCAGGGTGTAAAACGATATATGGAAACAAGTGTGCAGGATGCGAAAAAAGCGGGCTATGTGACGACACTACTTTCACGTCGTCGTTATTTACCTGATATTAACAGTCGTAACTTCAATTTGCGCAGCTTTGCTGAACGAACAGCAATGAATACACCGATTCAAGGAACCGCGGCTGATATTATTAAATTAGCGATGGTGAATATGGCGAAGCGAATGGACGAAGCGAAGCTTGCAAGCCGGATGCTTCTTCAGGTACACGATGAGCTCATTTTTGAAGTGCCGGAACACGAACTTGACGTGATGCGCCGCCTTGTTCCTGAAGTGATGGAGAGTGCGCTTGAACTTGACGTTCCACTTAAAGTCGATGTAAACGATGGACCAAGCTGGTATGAAGCGAAATAA
- a CDS encoding prohibitin family protein, translating to MSSNVVNMEERPPGVNKAIKWGIPTVLILGLLSQAFTVVQPGTRGIIVQLGAVQDRLFEEGLHFKIPFIQTVVPMEVRVQKAESQASAASKDLQIVTTTMAVNFHIDPSHANKLYQNVGLDFKSRIVDPAIGEALKAVTARYTAEQLISKRSEVSQQVKELLAKKLATYHMVLDEINITEFKFSDEFNKAIEQKQIAEQQALKSNLDLNRIKIEKEQTITQAEAAAAALRLQKQEVTPELVKLREIEAQLKAIEKWDGKLPSTTGGAVPFVNVTK from the coding sequence ATGAGCAGTAATGTTGTGAATATGGAGGAGAGACCACCTGGTGTCAACAAGGCAATAAAGTGGGGAATTCCTACCGTTCTTATACTTGGATTGCTTTCGCAGGCGTTTACAGTCGTGCAGCCGGGCACAAGAGGAATCATCGTTCAGCTTGGAGCGGTACAGGATCGACTGTTTGAAGAAGGATTGCATTTTAAGATTCCGTTTATCCAGACGGTTGTTCCGATGGAGGTACGGGTGCAGAAAGCCGAGAGCCAGGCATCTGCTGCTTCGAAAGACTTGCAGATTGTGACAACAACTATGGCTGTTAACTTCCATATTGACCCGAGTCATGCCAACAAGCTATATCAAAATGTAGGGCTTGATTTCAAAAGTCGGATCGTTGACCCGGCCATTGGAGAAGCATTAAAGGCAGTTACCGCTCGTTACACGGCTGAACAGCTCATTTCCAAGCGTTCCGAGGTAAGCCAGCAGGTAAAAGAACTTCTCGCCAAGAAATTGGCTACGTATCATATGGTACTCGATGAAATTAATATTACTGAATTTAAGTTCAGTGATGAATTCAATAAAGCGATCGAACAGAAGCAAATTGCGGAACAACAGGCACTGAAATCAAATCTTGATCTTAACCGCATTAAGATTGAGAAAGAGCAGACGATTACACAGGCCGAAGCAGCGGCTGCTGCTCTGCGTTTGCAGAAGCAGGAAGTGACGCCAGAGCTTGTAAAGCTGCGTGAGATCGAAGCACAATTAAAAGCTATTGAGAAATGGGACGGCAAGCTGCCAAGCACAACAGGTGGTGCGGTACCGTTTGTGAATGTAACGAAATAG
- the pnpS gene encoding two-component system histidine kinase PnpS produces the protein MQSFRIRLNIVFLLIIVSLLLTLGIYTAKLVQSIYIDVLEKHLTTEVHLIADDIVYGQLYKKPDVLGIRMKQFADQLGARITVLAQNGKVLSDSDHSPATLPNHLNRPEIREALRTGTGHAIRYSATMNYDMMYVAVPLKQDGKLEGLVRIAIKITKVQGTVRNLWLSLTGVLVLVLLLYSFISTRITKSITQPIEEITRVARDITRKQFRSRIATRAKGEIGQLAQAINSMALSLEQQMSAIQENEKRLEGILNNMVSGVMLISETRRIVMMNVAVEEILGHDVRKYIGHLHQEVGKNSGLSMFIDRCFETGGKMREEVHLYYPEERILDVHLGAYASEDGHVKGVIVLLHDITSIRRLEKMRSEFVANVSHELRTPITSIKGFSETLLDGALEDPEISRTFLTIINEESDRLNRLVTDILDLSKIEQKKMPLKFEKVDLVQLAHETVRLVREEARSRDITIYLPPSTTCVLDGDRDRLQQVVLNLVSNAILYTPEGGEVTITVEDDGVNQVELKVSDTGIGIPAEHLARIFERFYRVDKARSRESGGTGLGLAIVKHLVESHHGTITVESREEEGSVFTVRLPKHQTEHS, from the coding sequence ATGCAAAGCTTCCGCATTCGTTTGAACATTGTTTTTTTATTAATTATTGTATCGCTTTTATTAACGCTGGGCATTTATACAGCGAAGTTGGTGCAGTCTATTTATATTGATGTATTGGAGAAGCACCTCACAACAGAAGTTCACTTAATTGCAGACGATATTGTATATGGTCAACTGTACAAGAAACCAGATGTGCTGGGCATCAGAATGAAGCAGTTTGCGGATCAGCTCGGAGCGCGTATTACGGTGCTAGCACAGAACGGAAAAGTACTTTCTGATTCCGATCATTCGCCTGCTACGCTGCCGAATCACCTGAACCGACCAGAGATTCGGGAAGCGCTTCGAACGGGAACCGGACATGCGATCCGTTATAGTGCAACGATGAATTACGACATGATGTACGTAGCAGTTCCGTTAAAGCAGGATGGGAAGCTTGAAGGGCTTGTTCGCATTGCCATTAAAATTACGAAAGTGCAGGGAACGGTACGCAATCTGTGGTTAAGTCTTACAGGGGTGCTCGTACTTGTACTTCTGCTGTACAGTTTTATAAGTACGCGTATTACGAAAAGTATTACACAGCCAATCGAAGAGATTACCCGTGTAGCCCGTGATATTACGCGCAAGCAATTCCGAAGCCGAATTGCAACCCGTGCGAAGGGAGAGATCGGGCAGCTTGCGCAGGCAATCAATTCGATGGCGCTCAGTCTCGAACAGCAGATGTCAGCGATTCAGGAAAATGAGAAGCGGCTGGAAGGCATTTTGAACAACATGGTCAGTGGTGTGATGCTCATTAGTGAAACGCGCCGGATTGTGATGATGAATGTCGCAGTCGAGGAAATTCTGGGCCACGATGTTCGAAAGTATATTGGACATCTGCATCAAGAGGTAGGTAAAAATTCCGGACTTAGTATGTTTATTGACCGCTGCTTTGAAACCGGGGGGAAAATGCGAGAAGAAGTTCATTTGTATTATCCGGAAGAACGTATTTTGGATGTTCACCTCGGGGCATATGCCAGTGAAGACGGACATGTGAAAGGCGTCATTGTACTTCTTCATGATATTACATCCATTCGCCGTCTGGAAAAAATGCGCAGCGAGTTTGTCGCGAATGTATCACATGAACTGCGTACGCCGATTACGTCCATTAAAGGGTTTTCGGAGACGCTTCTTGATGGAGCGTTAGAGGACCCAGAGATTAGTCGGACGTTCTTGACCATTATTAATGAGGAAAGCGATCGCTTGAACCGTCTTGTTACGGACATTCTTGACCTATCCAAAATCGAGCAGAAAAAAATGCCGCTCAAATTTGAAAAGGTTGACCTTGTGCAGCTAGCGCATGAGACAGTGCGCCTTGTACGGGAAGAGGCGCGTTCTCGCGATATTACGATTTATCTCCCACCTTCCACTACATGTGTACTTGATGGAGATCGAGATCGTCTACAGCAGGTCGTACTGAATCTCGTCAGCAATGCTATTCTGTATACGCCAGAAGGTGGAGAGGTAACGATTACAGTAGAAGATGACGGAGTGAACCAGGTCGAACTCAAAGTGAGTGATACAGGAATTGGGATTCCCGCTGAGCATTTGGCGCGCATTTTTGAGCGGTTCTATCGTGTTGATAAGGCGCGTTCCCGGGAGTCTGGTGGAACGGGGCTCGGTCTTGCCATTGTTAAGCATCTCGTTGAGTCTCATCATGGTACGATTACGGTAGAAAGTCGTGAAGAGGAAGGCTCGGTATTCACGGTGCGGCTTCCTAAGCATCAGACTGAACATTCTTGA
- a CDS encoding response regulator transcription factor: protein MRKLLIVDDEQSILTLLEFNLQKAGFEVSKAMDGLTAIKMAKVESFDLIVLDVMLPGMDGMEVCKTLRMEKINTPVLMLTAKDEEFDKILGLELGADDYMTKPFSPREVVARIKAILRRSQPQEKDVQEAETEDGIVLGQLRIYPEKYEVFFGDRRLELTPKEFELLQYMAAHPGRVMTRDQLLNAVWNYDFVGDSRIVDVHISHLREKIEEDTKQPKYIKTVRGLGYKLEG, encoded by the coding sequence GTGAGAAAATTATTAATTGTAGACGATGAGCAGTCGATTTTGACACTGCTGGAATTTAACTTGCAAAAAGCCGGATTCGAGGTCAGTAAGGCAATGGATGGCTTGACGGCGATTAAAATGGCGAAAGTAGAAAGCTTTGATCTTATTGTATTGGATGTTATGCTGCCAGGAATGGATGGCATGGAAGTATGCAAAACGTTACGCATGGAAAAAATCAACACACCGGTCTTAATGCTGACTGCTAAAGATGAAGAATTTGATAAAATTCTTGGGCTTGAGCTTGGTGCAGACGATTATATGACGAAGCCATTTAGCCCGCGTGAAGTTGTTGCGCGCATTAAGGCTATTTTGCGTCGCAGCCAGCCGCAAGAAAAAGATGTGCAGGAAGCAGAGACCGAAGACGGAATTGTACTCGGCCAGCTTCGAATTTATCCAGAGAAATACGAAGTGTTTTTTGGGGACCGGCGTCTTGAATTGACACCGAAAGAATTTGAGCTTTTGCAATATATGGCGGCTCACCCAGGGCGAGTCATGACGCGCGATCAGCTGTTGAATGCTGTCTGGAATTATGATTTTGTCGGAGACTCTCGCATTGTAGATGTGCATATTAGCCATCTTCGGGAAAAAATTGAGGAAGATACCAAGCAGCCTAAATATATAAAAACCGTGCGCGGATTGGGCTATAAGTTAGAGGGCTAA
- the mdh gene encoding malate dehydrogenase translates to MSFTRKKIAVIGSGFTGATTAFLLAQKELGDVILVDIPQMENPTKGKALDMAEAGPVQGFDSHVIGTSSYEDIKDADMVIVTAGIARKPGMSRDDLVNTNAGIMKAVGEQIKKYAPNSTILVLSNPVDAMTYTLFKTTGFPKNRVIGQSGVLDTGRFRTFVAMELNISVKDVTAFVLGGHGDTMVPLVRYSYAGGIPLETLIPKDRLDEIVDRARTGGAEIVNLLGNGSAYYAPAASLVEMAEAIIKDQKRILPTIAYLEGEYGYKDLYLGVPTLLGKDGIEKVYELDLTADEKAALDKSADAVRNVMAVLA, encoded by the coding sequence ATGTCTTTCACACGTAAAAAAATCGCTGTTATTGGTTCAGGTTTCACAGGTGCTACTACTGCATTCCTTCTTGCACAAAAAGAACTGGGTGATGTTATTCTTGTTGACATCCCACAAATGGAAAACCCAACAAAAGGTAAAGCACTTGATATGGCAGAAGCAGGTCCTGTTCAAGGATTTGATTCTCATGTAATTGGTACATCAAGCTATGAAGACATCAAAGATGCTGATATGGTAATCGTAACAGCAGGTATTGCTCGTAAACCAGGCATGAGCCGTGATGACCTTGTGAACACAAATGCTGGCATCATGAAAGCTGTTGGTGAGCAAATCAAAAAATACGCTCCGAATTCGACTATCCTCGTACTCTCCAACCCGGTAGATGCGATGACATACACACTGTTCAAAACAACAGGCTTCCCGAAAAACCGCGTAATCGGTCAATCCGGTGTGCTTGACACAGGACGTTTCCGCACATTCGTTGCGATGGAATTGAACATTTCTGTGAAAGACGTAACAGCTTTCGTACTTGGTGGTCACGGCGACACAATGGTTCCGCTTGTACGTTACTCTTATGCTGGCGGTATCCCGCTCGAAACACTGATTCCGAAAGATCGTCTTGATGAGATCGTTGATCGTGCACGTACTGGTGGTGCTGAGATCGTTAACCTGCTTGGTAACGGTTCTGCATACTATGCTCCAGCTGCTTCCCTTGTGGAAATGGCTGAAGCAATCATTAAAGACCAAAAACGTATCCTGCCAACAATTGCATACCTTGAAGGCGAATATGGTTACAAAGATCTGTACCTCGGTGTACCGACACTGCTTGGTAAAGATGGTATTGAAAAAGTATATGAACTTGACCTTACTGCTGACGAAAAAGCAGCACTCGATAAATCTGCTGATGCAGTTCGCAATGTAATGGCGGTACTCGCGTAA